A region of Salvelinus alpinus chromosome 24, SLU_Salpinus.1, whole genome shotgun sequence DNA encodes the following proteins:
- the LOC139552723 gene encoding steroid receptor RNA activator 1-like → MEAEDLYIKPGNQERGWNDPPQFSYGLQTAAQGAPKRTPLNKRVPPPQLTGSPSPVPGTSPTSTVPMTPPTNPLAPPPCSMNTPPRPCQVAAPPGGVMMMATPPPPCHVVEHTESASGQSESEPDVDIVVTLLNWALTACRHTVKKQVCDDVAKRLKLFEDMWRSGKLSLPVRRRMNGLVQELKSWNWNAADEVHRALMVDHVNEVSQWMVGVKRLIAETRNLNLDLLHRQEIDQSLDTSSTANSN, encoded by the exons ATGGAGGCTGAGGACCTTTACATCAAACCAG GTAACCAGGAGCGGGGCTGGAATGACCCTCCACAGTTCTCCTACGGTTTGCAGAcagcagcacaaggtgcacccaaGAGGACCCCTCTCAACAAGAGAGTGCCCCCACCTCAACTCACTGGATCCCCCA GTCCGGTCCCAGGAACTTCTCCAACCTCAACAGTTCCAATGACTCCTCCTACCAACCCACTGGCCCCTCCTCCATGTAGTATGAACACGCCCCCTCGGCCATGTCAGGTTGCAGCCCCTCCTGGTGGGGTGATGATGATGGCCACACCTCCACCACCTTGCCATGTGGTAGAGCACACAGAGTCTGCCAGTGGCCAATCAGAAAGTGAGCCAGACGTCGACATCGTAGTTACTCTTCTCAACTGGGCACTGACAGCTTGTCGACACACAGTCAAA AAACAGGTGTGTGACGATGTGGCGAAGCGCTTGAAGCTCTTTGAGGACATGTGGAGGTCTGGGAAGTTGTCACTTCCTGTTAGACGAAGAATGAATGGACTGGTGCAAG AGTTGAAGAGCTGGAACTGGAACGCTGCTGATGAAGTCCATCGGGCTCTGATGGTTGACCATGTTAACGAGGTCAGTCAGTGGATGGTGGGGGTCAAACGTCTCATCGCTGAAACGCGCAACTTGAacttagatcttctgcacagacaGGAGATAGACCAGAGTCTAGATACCAGCAGCACCGCTAACTCCAACTAG